From the Rhodopirellula halodulae genome, one window contains:
- a CDS encoding small basic protein: protein MTMDRSLKVQAGAIKTRNVLTRAERVERMKELDKFDEEQSIVGMPKTRVLKVSLKKKKKVKKADEADDKKKK, encoded by the coding sequence ATGACCATGGATCGCAGCCTCAAGGTGCAAGCCGGGGCCATTAAGACTCGCAACGTCCTGACGCGTGCCGAACGAGTCGAGCGTATGAAGGAACTCGACAAGTTCGACGAAGAGCAGAGCATCGTTGGTATGCCGAAAACTCGCGTGCTGAAGGTCTCGCTGAAGAAAAAGAAGAAGGTCAAAAAGGCCGACGAAGCCGACGACAAGAAGAAAAAGTAG
- a CDS encoding DUF4332 domain-containing protein, translating into MLLDRIEIDNHGPLNRVELGPLSHHLNVVLGPIGSGKTAISRFIRDSLVSRNYPNGMLSGSTGRVVWVDGHGWVHCRREADGTTAGRRTVEFEPRSETTRTWESYQDGWFGSEDEIRSNSKHSTLAARALRNVQMPESIVDGVMVDTTVTSVSRVVASCIQSGLDREGLATLPYESETARFTYDHPEFRNTNVSGHSVHAFNETEDRRRRALRSELADIEAQLAALPETELEVSDWYASHDWDDASAYKHNETIARELSDLQRQRVELQRQRDSLNARRSVIQAHRSRAARYESIQAQKHREHTARLRELHRQADSLRARAAGLKRWIADLDVQAGSIPRATAYDPITGAPVAHTPISREPLLGSGYLTTDWRYAAKLSASELRAQLRNADSEIIQLRRTLAEIRGLRDSIASARQHAYHVDMDGIRHRRYDHFIHAIDRYDVGNKWDDFYRDAYRPLHTIDDIDLRIDSATNQIDWLLGKIERESVDRVSGSVDPVTFEPLRGVWDRHASLASTLRQIRSELRRSPYGVGENIDQVTRQLTATLEQLLADRSRIVDELAASRTELQEFVTIWGHHPDWSNERNTRLSELRQTELELRNVLDETASVRRSLRSLPIVDADYPIGMPATAFDLAAVEERLHQVEVELESNAARRRELELAPTVAPIRPRVRPALHSARRENLLRRRDELIAELNRNRPVARTESSLVELSSRWLVRLSGGRHRRITWTTTPVQLDPHTLDRAEAERRFTNTRTVSGGREVHVRIDGHDELSLPGVTRAIASMAVRMAAGELLDRTGRSVPLVIETHRELFAAFDGGYNHSTADWSDLKDAFRPWTAEGVTGDVIASALSDYSAPGRQIVLLTSHEPLAGSLSRNGARTFRLHASRVIHAHRPVWRNGRRHDRYVGPHGLDDQTQLGTGERSRWIHGASADINHEFEAAYRESAGLDEDQWVRGNVAPAQPSVYPSSQAFVPSHPASATDQAPAGTQYRDGYYYSDETTSTIPSGQAFPEGRAIADGNEGNLDANEPETPFFLTVDSPIDSAPSIDGVAASRLRRIGISHITHLMSQDSNRLADTLGLAGVDARTIRRWQAECRLMCRVPQLRGFDARVLVGCGITDPAQLAAIHPSDLLDQVKTFLATERGQRILLSGSSYELSRITSWIASANQSTQVRTHTRTVDGRAVDSRAVDARTLNRRSRRSLNGRRSLSGRRAVQRDIIDHDFELVDDYDDDAFDRDRYEVESVRRGRQLANEMESLRNSDGRESVRTRTRRSSDNDGRSRSSSRRSSSNSSSSRSSSSRSNGYSRGVSGEGNGSGNGSGYGNGQSNRSDGVVSMRDHDSSRQRSSRSERSSRSERSSRSERSSRSERDSRSDRQSRTEREPRSESNDRSSREERSYSSQSQSETELRFYLERASDVVDAPSIGPRMAERLNEIGIYTVDDLLKSMPEKVAEQLNHRRVDAETVLAWQQQTTLVCRVPMMRGHDAQFLVAAGVTTAEELADQNPVTLFGEVDAIANSREGKRIARGGKLPDLEEVTEWVSYAGHHRSLQAA; encoded by the coding sequence ATGTTGTTGGATCGAATCGAAATCGACAATCATGGCCCACTGAACCGAGTGGAACTCGGGCCACTCTCGCATCACTTGAACGTGGTGCTCGGCCCCATCGGGTCCGGCAAAACCGCGATCAGCCGCTTCATTCGCGACTCGCTCGTTTCGCGAAACTACCCCAACGGCATGCTGTCAGGTTCGACCGGACGCGTCGTTTGGGTCGACGGGCACGGCTGGGTTCACTGTCGCCGCGAAGCCGATGGAACCACCGCCGGTCGTCGCACCGTCGAATTTGAACCACGCAGCGAAACCACCCGGACCTGGGAAAGCTACCAAGACGGATGGTTCGGCAGCGAAGACGAAATTCGCTCCAACTCCAAACACAGCACGCTTGCCGCACGAGCACTTCGCAACGTGCAAATGCCAGAATCGATCGTTGACGGTGTGATGGTCGACACCACCGTGACCAGCGTGTCACGAGTCGTCGCGTCTTGCATTCAATCCGGCTTGGATCGCGAAGGTTTGGCAACGTTGCCATACGAATCGGAAACCGCCCGATTCACTTACGATCATCCGGAATTCCGCAATACCAACGTTTCCGGCCATTCCGTTCACGCTTTCAATGAAACGGAAGACCGACGTCGCCGAGCGCTGCGATCGGAATTGGCCGACATCGAGGCTCAATTGGCGGCTTTGCCAGAAACCGAACTCGAAGTTTCTGATTGGTACGCCAGCCACGATTGGGACGACGCGTCCGCTTACAAACACAACGAAACGATCGCTCGTGAACTGAGTGACCTGCAGCGTCAACGCGTGGAACTGCAACGCCAACGCGATTCGTTGAACGCTCGCCGTTCGGTTATTCAAGCCCATCGTTCGCGGGCCGCTCGCTACGAAAGCATCCAAGCCCAAAAGCATCGCGAACACACGGCTCGCTTGCGTGAATTGCACCGACAAGCCGACTCTTTGCGGGCGCGTGCTGCCGGACTCAAACGCTGGATTGCCGACCTGGACGTTCAGGCCGGTTCGATCCCACGGGCAACGGCTTACGATCCCATCACCGGAGCCCCCGTCGCCCACACACCAATTTCACGAGAGCCTTTACTGGGCAGCGGCTACCTGACCACCGATTGGCGATACGCCGCCAAGTTGTCGGCCTCCGAATTGCGAGCCCAACTTCGCAACGCGGATTCGGAAATCATTCAACTGCGTCGCACGCTGGCTGAAATCCGTGGCTTGCGTGATTCGATCGCGTCGGCTCGCCAACATGCTTATCACGTCGACATGGATGGCATCCGCCACCGTCGTTACGACCACTTCATCCACGCCATTGACCGCTATGACGTCGGCAACAAGTGGGACGATTTCTATCGCGATGCCTATCGCCCGCTGCACACGATCGATGACATCGACTTGCGAATCGATTCCGCCACCAACCAAATTGATTGGTTGCTCGGCAAGATCGAACGCGAATCGGTGGACCGAGTCTCCGGATCAGTCGACCCTGTCACTTTCGAACCGCTTCGCGGCGTTTGGGACCGTCATGCTTCCCTGGCGTCAACGCTTCGCCAAATTCGATCCGAACTACGTCGCTCGCCATACGGTGTCGGCGAAAACATTGACCAAGTCACTCGCCAGCTGACCGCAACGCTCGAACAGTTGCTCGCGGACCGCTCACGAATTGTCGACGAACTGGCCGCTTCGCGAACGGAATTGCAAGAGTTCGTGACGATCTGGGGACATCACCCCGATTGGTCAAACGAACGCAACACGCGATTGAGCGAACTGCGACAAACAGAATTGGAACTGCGAAACGTTCTCGATGAAACCGCATCGGTCCGTCGCAGTCTCCGCAGTTTGCCAATCGTCGACGCTGACTATCCGATCGGAATGCCCGCCACCGCGTTTGATTTGGCTGCAGTCGAAGAACGATTGCACCAAGTCGAGGTGGAACTCGAATCCAATGCCGCTCGCCGACGCGAATTGGAGCTGGCTCCCACCGTCGCGCCGATCCGCCCTCGCGTTCGGCCAGCACTGCACTCGGCACGCCGCGAAAATCTGTTGCGTCGACGCGACGAATTGATTGCTGAGCTGAACCGCAATCGTCCGGTCGCTCGGACCGAGTCCTCTTTGGTGGAACTATCCAGCCGTTGGTTGGTGCGTTTGTCGGGCGGACGACATCGCCGCATCACCTGGACCACAACGCCGGTGCAATTGGATCCTCATACGTTGGATCGCGCCGAAGCCGAACGCCGCTTCACCAACACGCGAACCGTTTCCGGTGGTCGCGAAGTCCACGTGCGGATCGATGGACACGACGAACTGTCATTGCCCGGAGTCACCCGAGCGATTGCCTCGATGGCCGTCCGCATGGCCGCCGGCGAATTGCTGGATCGCACCGGCCGCTCAGTGCCGCTGGTCATCGAAACCCATCGCGAATTATTCGCGGCGTTTGATGGCGGTTACAACCACAGTACCGCCGACTGGAGCGATCTGAAAGACGCTTTCCGGCCTTGGACCGCCGAAGGTGTGACCGGCGACGTCATCGCATCGGCCCTATCAGACTACTCCGCACCTGGCCGACAAATTGTGTTGCTGACCAGTCACGAACCACTGGCTGGATCCCTTTCACGAAACGGCGCCCGCACCTTCCGGCTGCACGCCTCGCGAGTCATCCACGCTCACCGTCCCGTGTGGCGAAACGGTCGTCGCCACGATCGCTACGTCGGACCTCACGGGTTGGACGATCAAACGCAATTGGGAACGGGCGAACGTTCGCGTTGGATCCACGGTGCTTCGGCTGATATCAACCACGAATTCGAAGCCGCCTATCGCGAATCCGCTGGACTGGACGAAGACCAATGGGTTCGCGGCAACGTTGCTCCGGCGCAACCTTCGGTTTATCCAAGCAGCCAAGCTTTCGTGCCAAGCCACCCAGCTTCGGCGACTGACCAAGCCCCCGCTGGAACGCAATACCGCGACGGATACTACTACTCGGACGAGACCACTTCGACCATTCCCAGCGGTCAAGCTTTCCCAGAAGGACGAGCAATCGCCGACGGAAACGAAGGAAACCTGGATGCCAACGAACCCGAAACGCCGTTCTTCTTGACGGTCGACAGCCCCATTGATTCGGCTCCATCGATCGATGGTGTCGCGGCGTCTCGTTTGCGACGCATCGGCATCTCGCATATCACTCACCTGATGAGCCAAGACAGCAACCGCTTGGCGGACACGCTGGGTTTGGCCGGCGTCGACGCACGCACGATCCGTCGTTGGCAAGCCGAATGCCGTTTGATGTGCCGCGTTCCTCAGCTTCGCGGCTTCGACGCTCGCGTTTTGGTTGGATGCGGCATCACTGATCCGGCACAATTGGCAGCGATCCACCCCAGCGACTTGCTGGACCAAGTCAAAACGTTCTTGGCAACCGAACGCGGTCAACGCATTTTGCTCAGCGGTTCGAGCTACGAGCTTTCCCGCATCACCAGCTGGATCGCTTCGGCCAACCAATCCACCCAAGTCCGCACGCACACTCGCACGGTCGACGGCCGGGCTGTGGATTCCCGGGCAGTGGATGCCCGGACGTTGAATCGCCGCAGTCGTCGCAGCCTGAACGGTCGCCGATCACTGAGTGGACGACGTGCCGTCCAGCGAGACATCATCGATCACGATTTTGAATTGGTTGACGACTACGATGACGACGCATTTGACCGCGATCGTTACGAAGTCGAATCGGTTCGCCGCGGTCGTCAATTGGCCAACGAAATGGAATCACTTCGCAACAGCGACGGTCGCGAAAGCGTCCGAACGCGGACTCGTCGCAGCAGCGATAATGACGGCCGTTCACGCAGCTCCAGTCGACGCAGCTCGTCCAACAGCTCATCGTCGCGCAGCTCCAGCAGCCGATCCAATGGTTACTCCCGCGGTGTCTCCGGCGAAGGCAATGGATCTGGCAACGGTTCAGGCTACGGCAACGGGCAATCCAATCGTTCGGACGGTGTGGTGTCGATGCGAGACCACGACTCCTCCCGCCAACGCAGCTCGCGTTCGGAACGATCTTCCCGATCTGAACGTAGCAGCCGGTCTGAACGCAGCAGCCGATCGGAACGCGACAGCCGATCGGATCGCCAATCCCGAACGGAACGAGAACCACGCAGCGAAAGCAACGATCGATCCTCCCGTGAAGAACGCTCCTACAGCAGCCAATCGCAGAGCGAAACCGAATTGCGTTTTTATCTGGAACGTGCCAGCGACGTGGTCGACGCACCTTCGATTGGACCTCGCATGGCCGAACGCCTGAACGAAATCGGAATCTACACCGTGGATGACTTGCTGAAATCGATGCCTGAAAAGGTGGCCGAGCAGCTCAACCATCGCCGCGTGGATGCAGAAACCGTTTTGGCGTGGCAACAGCAAACCACTTTGGTTTGCCGAGTCCCCATGATGCGTGGCCATGACGCTCAATTCCTGGTTGCGGCTGGTGTGACCACTGCGGAAGAGTTGGCCGACCAAAATCCAGTCACTTTGTTCGGCGAAGTCGACGCGATTGCCAATTCTCGGGAAGGCAAGCGAATCGCCCGTGGCGGCAAGCTTCCTGACTTGGAAGAGGTGACCGAGTGGGTTTCCTACGCCGGACACCACCGATCGCTGCAGGCCGCCTGA
- a CDS encoding DUF6655 family protein: MVLVSGCGTTKEHQATEQLLLSDAVDRSVSTIDFRPLSGEKVYLDTSYLRSVKSTSFVNADYVTSALRQQVMAAGCFLQDSAKEADIIIEARIGTLGYDDHRVTFGVPENSAINSTVSLLPSAPNVPQIPEIALARRDAREGAAKVAAFAYDRETREAIWQSGISQSRSTARDTWVMGVGPFQGGSIRDETRLAGTKLVRFGRRSTGSPPRTFSRPPVDYTAETRFDGGWPVLGSENGSMIGGGLLPGEPLPEMRSGPVMVAENAGEAESESSEQPKGEAKPEAAEKIARPPDSKRKMR, encoded by the coding sequence TTGGTTTTGGTTTCCGGCTGTGGAACGACCAAAGAGCACCAAGCAACCGAACAATTGTTGTTGTCCGACGCGGTGGATCGCAGTGTGTCCACGATTGACTTTCGTCCGCTGTCGGGTGAGAAGGTGTACTTGGACACGAGCTATTTGCGTTCGGTGAAGTCGACCTCGTTCGTCAACGCCGACTATGTGACCAGTGCTTTGCGGCAACAGGTGATGGCGGCGGGCTGTTTTTTGCAAGACTCGGCCAAAGAAGCGGACATCATTATCGAAGCTCGAATTGGAACGCTTGGCTACGACGATCACCGCGTGACGTTTGGTGTTCCTGAAAATAGCGCGATCAATTCCACGGTTTCGTTACTTCCGAGTGCACCCAACGTTCCGCAGATTCCAGAGATCGCGCTCGCGCGTCGGGATGCCCGAGAAGGCGCCGCGAAGGTTGCCGCCTTTGCCTACGACCGCGAAACGCGTGAGGCGATTTGGCAATCGGGAATCAGCCAGTCTCGCTCCACCGCTCGCGATACGTGGGTGATGGGTGTGGGGCCGTTTCAAGGTGGTTCCATTCGTGATGAAACCCGATTGGCAGGAACCAAACTCGTTCGTTTCGGCCGGCGTTCCACCGGTTCGCCACCGCGAACGTTCTCTCGTCCGCCGGTCGATTACACGGCCGAAACCCGGTTTGATGGCGGTTGGCCGGTGCTCGGATCGGAGAACGGAAGCATGATCGGCGGAGGCTTGTTGCCCGGTGAGCCTTTGCCGGAAATGAGATCCGGTCCGGTGATGGTTGCTGAAAACGCAGGGGAGGCGGAATCGGAATCATCGGAGCAGCCGAAAGGCGAAGCCAAGCCCGAAGCGGCCGAAAAGATCGCCCGCCCGCCTGATTCAAAACGCAAGATGCGATGA